A single region of the Drosophila miranda strain MSH22 chromosome 2, D.miranda_PacBio2.1, whole genome shotgun sequence genome encodes:
- the LOC108154115 gene encoding uncharacterized protein LOC108154115, with amino-acid sequence MLKEGVWKRSKPIVAKDHIGAILPATVRPDPIPENCDDEPPCMGYILGWEYGRKWLERRDYIKRHQAVIKSMVLIVPDFAWWVNKRRPLYARKQRFRPKPKPKSGQWQPMTAFAEGKQRREAQERHIREYRDKSNIKSL; translated from the coding sequence ATGCTTAAAGAAGGTGTTTGGAAACGTTCAAAGCCCATTGTCGCCAAGGATCACATCGGAGCGATTCTCCCAGCGACTGTCCGGCCGGATCCCATTCCCGAGAACTGCGACGACGAGCCTCCGTGCATGGGTTACATCCTCGGATGGGAGTACGGCCGCAAATGGCTCGAGCGTCGGGACTACATCAAGCGTCACCAGGCGGTGATAAAATCGATGGTCCTAATAGTACCGGACTTCGCCTGGTGGGTGAACAAGCGCCGTCCCCTCTACGCGCGCAAGCAGCGCTTCCGTCCCAAGCCCAAGCCGAAGTCCGGACAGTGGCAACCGATGACCGCCTTTGCAGAGGGCAAGCAGCGTCGTGAGGCCCAGGAACGCCATATTCGGGAGTACCGCGATAAGTCTAACATTAAAAGCCTGTAG
- the LOC108154105 gene encoding serine/arginine repetitive matrix protein 2 → MMLAAAGLPAYDAGKINSNPSNGTGGGVGGTVGTPSAVGASRPSAASALMKTLSVRLHRGTEFIKDTVQKALVMSAPAPVAPAQVPSPAPPPVGSAVPPAKPVTLTSQTLKRKLAGAGGLMGCGPSRITSITASSSSGRFILAHANRKPASQVPTEAYLKVYTVAPTELHRSAAARVRNPSTDSLLMDLCQFKPIRPMPLTPIKINKFRGFELKRPKFVPAVNDSEDEDDDEDDPESLQKPKPSSVILLPHKGSAFVPMPYIASPNTTAAAAITATATGTATRSRSRSHNTHTSGTSADEPKPKRRRRGPLLTARRRRTRAAAAFVAPSPVNTSASPEEVAAKSVAPVKRRAATKSGPAKRSRAAAANPTPVVATSTSPDEASKAPGKRKSSTKREPAKRSRAAAPAAANPTPVTTSTSPGRAPRAPGKRKTAPAKGPQNAKRSCRGSSPARPSPPMTRQRARKQISASSCHSGST, encoded by the exons ATGATGCTGGCCGCAGCCGGTCTGCCGGCCTACGATGCCGGTAAGATCAACAGCAACCCGAGCAACGGGACGGGCGGTGGCGTTGGTGGCACAGTGGGCACTCCCTCGGCAGTGGGTGCCTCGCGTCCTAGTGCTGCCAGTGCACTGATGAAGACCCTATCCGTGCGTCTGCATCGCGGCACCGAATTTATCAAGGATACCGTGCAGAAGGCCCTCGTCATGTCAGCGCCCGCACCCGTGGCCCCGGCCCAGGTCCCATCACCAGCCCCACCACCAGTTGGATCCGCTGTGCCGCCGGCAAAGCCCGTAACGCTGACCAGTCAGACGCTGAAGCGGAAACTGGCCGGAGCGGGCGGCTTGATGGGCTGCGGCCCGAGTCGCATTACATCGATCACCGCCAGCTCGAGCAGTGGACGCTTCATTCTGGCCCATGCCAACAGGAAGCCCGCTAGCCAGGTGCCGACGGAGGCGTACCTTAAGGTCTACACGGTGGCACCCACTGAACTGCATCGCTCGGCAGCGGCCCGCGTACGTAATCCCAGCACTGATAGCTTACTCATGGATCTATGCCAGTTTAAGCCCATCCGGCCCATGCCTTTAACGCCAATAAAAAT CAACAAATTCCGCGGCTTTGAACTGAAACGACCCAAATTTGTGCCCGCCGTGAATGACAGCGAAgacgaggacgacgacgaggatgaTCCAGAGTCACTCCAAAAACCAAAGCCTAG CTCCGTGATATTGCTGCCGCATAAGGGTTCGGCGTTTGTGCCGATGCCCTATATAGCGAGCCCCaacaccaccgccgccgccgcaaTCACCGCAACCGCCACCGGCACCGCCACCAGGAGCAGATCTCGCTCACACAACACTCACACCTCAGGCACAAGCGCAGACGAGCCCAAGCCAAAGCGTCGTCGTCGCGGTCCGCTGCTCACAGCCAGGCGACGCCGCAcaagagctgctgctgcttttgtggCGCCCTCACCAGTCAACACATCAGCCTCTCCAGAAGAAGTAGCAGCCAAATCTGTAGCTCCTGTCAAACGCAGGGCAGCCACAAAGAGTGGACCAGCGAAACGCAGTCGTGCTGCAGCTGCCAATCCCACGCCAGTCGTTGCCACATCAACCTCGCCGGATGAAGCATCCAAGGCGCCTGGCAAACGCAAATCATCAACGAAAAGGGAACCAGCGAAACGCAGTCGTGCCGCAGCTCCCGCAGCTGCCAATCCCACACCAGTCACCACATCCACCTCTCCGGGAAGAGCACCCCGCGCACCGGGCAAACGCAAGACGGCCCCAGCAAAGGGCCCACAAAACGCAAAACGCAGCTGTCGTGGCTCCTCTCCAGCTCGTCCCTCGCCACCCATGACGCGTCAACGGGCCCGTAAACAGATCTCCGCCAGCAGCTGCCATAGTGGCAGCACTTAA
- the LOC108154108 gene encoding Bardet-Biedl syndrome 5 protein homolog → MLKSLGQTDGQQPQLQLLWEDKDVKFDTPHLHTRLRTGEKVLDYIYHIEDSKGNPGDTGRLMVTNLRVIWHSLVHKKYNLSIGFARFGNTNTRIVHMHSKGRMPSQALYILAISNETRFEFLFTDVSGETARREQPIFASVFDVYQLYQRTYLYRDLKLRGAIVLSGQLIILPDEQVYSQVQGVWNLSSDQGNLGSFVVSNIRLVWFADANETFNISLPYLQIESLRVRESKYGPALVIQTAETGGGYVLGFRIDPAERLNELFKELCSLHTVYIEQPNFGIHYDAQDARQRLADAAEEAAQATQFKIENFEELDERQEREINTKLNSYLAEGCVSNNNTDQSDREPVYCKELGFAMERIREGYKLQDLWNVMPTKMETFEE, encoded by the exons ATGTTGAAATCTCTGGGACAGACCGATGGCCAGCAGCCACAGCTGCAGCTTCTTTGGGAGGACAAGGATGTCAAGTTTGATACGCCTCATCT GCACACTCGACTACGCACCGGAGAGAAGGTGCTGGACTACATATATCACATTGAGGACAGCAAGGGTAATCCCGGGGACACGGGCCGCCTAATGGTCACCAATCTTCGAGTGATTTGGCATTCCTTAGTTCACAAAAAGTACAATTTAT CCATTGGGTTTGCTAGGTTTGGAAACACCAATACCCGCATTGTGCACATGCACTCCAAGGGCAGGATGCCCAGTCAGGCATTGTACATTCTGGCCATCAGCAATGAGACGCGTTTCGAGTTCCTCTTCACGGATGTGTCCGGGGAGACGGCGCGCCGTGAACAGCCCATCTTTGCCAGCGTCTTTGATGTGTATCA ATTATATCAACGTACGTATCTCTATCGCGACCTAAAGCTGCGAGGAGCCATCGTACTCTCTGGACAACTGATTATCCTGCCCGATGAGCAGGTCTATAGCCAGGTACAGGGCGTCTGGAATCTATCCAGCGATCAGGGAAATCTGGGCAGCTTTGTTGTCTCCAACATACGTCTTGTGTGGTTCGCTGATGCCAATGAGACCTTTAACATCAGCCTGCCCTATCTTCAGATTGAAAGC CTACGTGTCCGAGAGTCGAAGTATGGTCCTGCATTGGTCATCCAAACAGCCGAGACTGGAGGCGGCTATGTACTCGGCTTCCGCATCGATCCCGCCGAGCGGCTGAACGAACTCTTCAAGGAGCTCTGTTCGCTGCACACCGTATACATAGAGCAGCCGAACTTTGGGATCCACTACGATGCCCAGGATGCACGCCAGCGATTGGCGGATGCCGCCGAGGAAGCGGCCCAGGCTACGCAATTCAAGATCGAGAATTTCGAGGAGCTGGACGAGCGGCAAGAGCGCGAGATCAATACCAAACTGAATAGCTATCTGGCGGAGGGTTGTGTGTCGAACAACAATACGGATCAGTCGGACAGGGAGCCGGTGTATTGCAAGGAGCTGGGCTTTGCAATGGAGCGCATACGGGAGGGATACAAGCTGCAGGATCTGTGGAATGTTATGCCCACCAAAATGGAGACTTTCGAGGAGTGA
- the LOC108154109 gene encoding mannose-1-phosphate guanyltransferase beta: MCGSPNTTVGNGTRALILVGGYGTRLRPLTLSTPKPLVEFANKPILLHQLEALVDAGCRQVILAVSYRAEQMEKELKVEADKLGVELIFSHETEPLGTAGPLALAKSILSASPEPFFVLNSDVICDFPFKQLVQFHRNHGKEGTIVVTKVEEPSKYGVVLYDEDGCIKNFIEKPQEFVSNKINAGIYIFNPSVLERIEVKPTSIEKEVFPAMAEQQELYAMDLTGFWMDIGQPKDFLTGMCLYLSSLRQKQSPKLYTGPGVVGNVLVDPTATIGEGCRIGPNVTIGPDVIIEDGVCIKRATILKGAIVRSHSWLDSCIVGWRSTVGRWVRIEGITVLGEDVIVKDELYVNGGQVLPHKSIAASVPEPQIIM, encoded by the exons ATGTGCGGTTCTCCAAACACAACTGTCGGCAATGGCACCCGAGCCCTCATCTTGGTCGGTGGCTATGGCACCCGTCTGCGCCCGCTCACCCTCAGCACGCCCAAGCCGCTGGTGGAGTTCGCCAATAAGCCAATTCTGTTGCACCAGCTGGAGGCGCTTGTCGATGCCGGCTGCCGTCAG GTCATACTCGCCGTCAGCTATAGGGCTGAGCAAATGGAGAAGGAGTTGAAGGTGGAGGCAGACAAACTGGGCGTGGAATTGATATTCTCACATGAAACGGAACCCCTAGGAACAGCAGGACCACTGGCCCTGGCCAAATCGATACTGTCTGCCAGTCCCGAACCCTTTTTTGTGCTTAACTCGGATGTGATCTGTGATTTCCCCTTCAAGCAGCTGGTGCAGTTTCATCGAAATCACGGCAAAGAGGGGACAATTGTCGTGACTAAGGTGGAGGAGCCTTCCAAATATGGTGTGGTGCTGTACGACGAGGACGGCTGCATAAAGAACTTTATCGAGAAGCCGCAGGAGTTTGTCAGCAACAAAATCAATGCCGGCATCTACATCTTCAATCCATCGGTGCTCGAGAGGATTGAGGTCAAGCCCACATCCATCGAGAAGGAGGTATTTCCGGCCATGGCAGAGCAACAGGAGCTGTATGCCATGGATCTGACCGGCTTCTGGATGGACATTGGGCAGCCCAAAGATTTTCTGACAG GCATGTGCCTCTACCTGAGCTCGCTGCGTCAGAAGCAATCACCTAAGCTGTACACTGGACCAGGAGTCGTCGGCAATGTACTGGTGGATCCCACAGCCACGATAGGCGAAGGCTGCCGCATTGGGCCAAATGTAACCATCGGACCGGATGTAATCATAGAGGATGGGGTGTGCATCAAGCGTGCCACCATACTAAAAGGTGCCATTGTACGCTCCCACTCCTGGCTGGACTCCTGTATCGTAGGCTGGCGCTCGACCGTGGGTCGTTGGGTGCGGATCGAGGGCATCACAGTGCTGGGCGAAGATGTGATTGTAAAGGATGAGCTCTATGTGAATGGGGGCCAAGTGCTGCCCCACAAAAGCATTGCGGCCAGTGTGCCCGAGCCACAGATCATCATGTGA
- the LOC108154111 gene encoding checkpoint protein HUS1: protein MKFRALMQDPLYMRELQNIIATLAKLAKDCIMILGAQQMHFIVNEDQSSTSSPLVWVSIAARDYFPEYKMEAARADQEYIVLTMSSANLGRALSVLRGGGVNSCKLKLQRIQFPCISVIASVLSTSSTEAREVVHDVPVTIIPASDWPTYVVPRVPASQLALSLPSLRLLRSLIDKLKNVSPSLEFQASYDGELNVVATSEMSTVTSRFRRLLPRFQSADEEREASCSVDSRKASAFFGALQLANEELTIGIDREHSIHLQIDVREDVVLHSILPAVCA from the coding sequence ATGAAGTTCCGCGCCCTGATGCAGGATCCGCTGTACATGCGAGAACTCCAGAATATAATCGCAACCCTGGCAAAATTAGCCAAGGATTGTATCATGATACTGGGAGCACAGCAAATGCACTTCATTGTGAACGAAGACCAGAGCTCCACGTCATCACCGCTGGTGTGGGTGAGCATCGCGGCCAGGGACTACTTTCCCGAGTACAAGATGGAGGCCGCCCGCGCGGATCAGGAATATATTGTGCTGACCATGTCCTCGGCGAATCTGGGCCGGGCTCTGTCCGTCCTTCGTGGCGGAGGCGTCAACAGCTGCAAGCTGAAGCTGCAGAGGATTCAGTTTCCCTGCATATCGGTGATCGCCTCGGTGCTGTCCACCTCCTCGACGGAGGCTCGAGAGGTAGTCCACGATGTGCCCGTCACCATAATCCCCGCCAGCGACTGGCCCACCTATGTGGTGCCCCGCGTGCCGGCCTCCCAGCTGGCCCTGAGCCTGCCTTCGCTCCGCCTGCTGCGGAGCCTGATCGACAAGCTAAAGAATGTGTCGCCGAGCCTAGAGTTCCAGGCCAGCTATGACGGGGAGCTGAATGTGGTGGCCACCTCCGAGATGTCCACGGTCACCAGTCGCTTCAGGCGCCTCCTTCCGCGCTTCCAGTCGGCGGATGAGGAGCGTGAGGCCTCCTGCTCGGTGGATTCGCGCAAAGCCTCCGCCTTCTTTGGGGCCCTGCAGTTGGCCAACGAGGAGCTGACCATCGGCATCGATCGGGAGCACTCGATTCACCTGCAGATCGATGTGCGTGAGGATGTGGTGCTGCACTCCATTCTGCCCGCTGTTTGTGCATAG